Part of the Schaalia odontolytica genome is shown below.
AGCGTCGGACGCGACTGCGGGAGGATCTGCGCGGTCGCCGACGCCCTGCGCGCCACCGTCGGATCCCAGGCGAAGATCCGCGTGGATGCCAACGGAGCATGGGAGGTGGACGAGGCGTGCGCAGCGATCCCCGCGATGGCCAAGGCCGCCGGGCCCGTTCCCATCGAGTACGTCGAACAGCCCTGCCTGACTGTCGACGAACTGGCCGCGGTGCGTCGTCGCGTCGACGTGCCCATCGCCGCCGACGAGTCGATCCGCCGGGCCCACGACCCGATGGAGGTCGCGCGCAAACAGGCGGCGGACGTCGTCATCATCAAGGTTGCGCCCCTGGGCGGCGTACGAGCCGCCCTGCGGGTCGCACGCAAGAGCGGACTGGGCGTCGTCGTCTCCTCCGCGTTGGAGACCTCCGTCGGACTCTCCGTCGGTGTTGCCGCGGCCGCCGCCGTCCCCGGGCCGTCCCGCGCCGCCGGACTGGCCACCGCCTCGCTGCTGGTGGGGGACGTGACCGAGCCCCTCGTGCCCGAACGGGGCCGCCTGCCCGTGGAACGGCGCGAACCCGACCGGGAGCTGATCGACCGCACCCCCGTCGACGGGGACCTGATCGCGCGCTGGGGGATGCGCCTCGAAGGCATGGCCGAGCACCTGGGGGTGGCCTCCCGGTAGGCTGGGCCCATGCCCTCCGTCGATACCGCCAGCGCAATCCTGCGTGCCCTGAGCGCCCTGGGCGTCACGCACGTCCTGTACTGTCCCGGGTCACGCAGCGCGCCCTTCGCCTACGCCCTCGAGTCCGGGGCGTTCGGCGGGCAGGCGCGCCCCGTCCTGGACGAGCGCGGCGCCGGCTTCCTGGCGGTCGGCATGGCCCGCGCCGGGGCGCTTCCCGCCGTCATCGTCACCTCAGGAACCGCCGTCGCCGAACTCGCGCCCGCCGTTCTCGAGGCCTCCCACGCCCGGCTGCCCCTCCTCGCCATCACCGCGGACCGCCCCGGCGAACTGCGCGGCGTCGGCGCTTCCCAGGCAACCGACCAGTCGCGCCTCTTCGCCACTCACGCGCGGGCATGCATCAGCCTGGACGCGCAGGAACCCTCGGTGGCGCTCGCCGGGCACGTGAGCCGGGCCGTGGCCGCCGCCGTCGGCGCCCCCACCGGCGCCCCCGGCCCCGTGCAGATCAACGTCGAGTTCCGCGACCCGCTCACGCCCGCCGACGCGGGCGCGCGAGGGGAGGAGGAACAGCCGATTCGAGCGACCCGAGTGTCGGCGAGCGCGCCCACCCCCGTGCGCTGGGAAGACGCGGTCGGAGAGGCCAGCGTCGGCCTCATCGTCGCCGGTGAGGGGGCCAGCAGCCGCGCGCAGCTGTGGTCCCAGGCATCCGGGTTCCCCCTGCTGTCCGAGCCGGCATCGGGCGCGTGGGCGGGAGGGGGAGTGACCCCCTACGAGCAGTCCATCGTCGCGGGGCCCCTCGCCCGGGACGTGGACACCGTCGTCGTGACGGGACGTCCGACGCTCTCGCGGCCCATCCACGCCCTCCTGGCCCGCCCCGACGTTCGCGTCGTCGTCGTCGACCAGCACGCGCCGTGGACAGACATCTCGGGAAACGCCTCCACGGTCGTCGCCGACCTCGCGCCCCCGACCCGTCCCTGCAGCGCCGTGGCCGCGTGGGGGGCGCGAGTGCGAGAGGCCTGCGAACTCGCCGGGAGACGAATAGGCGACCTCCTAGCGGCGGGTTCGGGGCGCACGATGATCGACCTCGCCCGAGCGGTCGCCCGGGCGAGCGACGGCCCCCTCGTCCTGGGCGCCTCCAACCCCGTGCGCGCCTTCGACCTCGCGGTGCCCTCCCTGGAAGGACGAGCCGTTCACTCCAACCGAGGACAGGCCGGAATCGACGGGACCATCGCCACGTCGGTCGGCGTCGCCCTCGGGTCCGCCTCCCGCTCCGCCGGCGGGGGCGGGCGCGTCACCGCCGTCATGGGCGATCTGACCCTGTGCCACGATGCCTCCTCGCTGGCGCTCGCCGCGGCGACCCACTCGGACCTTGACATCGTTCTCGCCGACGACAACGGCGGAGGCATCTTCGCCACCCTTGAGCACGGCGCCGCCGCGAGCCGTGGCGCGTACGACCGGTGGTTCGGTCTGGCCCAATCCGTCGACTATGCGGCGCTTGCGAGCGCCTACGGCGTCTCTTTCGCGAGGTCCGACACCCCCGAGGAACTGAGCTCCATCCTGGCCACCCCCGCGCCCGGGCCCCGGTTGATCCACGCGCCTGTTGAGCGCGCCGCACACCTGTACGGCGCGATCCGCGACATTCTGCGCTAAAGGCGCGGGTTCGAGCCTTTCAGGATACTCCCAGGGTGTTTCCAGTGCCTCTTTGAGGAAGACGACCATACTGAGTTCCGACAGCCGAAGTGATAAGACGAGGGAACCATGACAGAGCCTCAACAACCACTCCACGACGCCGACTCGCCGCGTCGCGCCGAAACACCCAGCTACGAGCGCGGGGCGCTCCCCTCCGCGCACGCGGACGCAGCCAGCGAGCACTGGCCGCATCCCGGCCAGGCCGAGCAACCAACCCCCCGGATCCCAGGTGACGATGACGCCACGCGGGAGATGTACGGTAGCGCTGGCGACGCCACGCGAGAGATGCCCGCCCCCGCGGCCCCGTTCCCTCCCACCGACGCTCCCGGCGCAGCAGCGGCTCAGGCGGATTCGTACCTTCCGCCCACCGGGACCCCCTACGGGGACTACGCCGCCCCGGACGCGAGCGCCACCCCGACCGTCGTCGTCACGAAGAAAGGCCCGGGCTGGGTCGCCCTCGTCGCCGCAATGATCCTGACGGTCGCGATGACCCTGGGGGCCGTCCTCTACCTGCGTCCCGCGCTGCTGCGCGCCTCCACCCCCACCAACATGAACGGCGGCACCGTCAGCGCCGTTCCCGCCTCGTCCAGCGATGGGACGGACTGGAGCGCCGTGGCCTCCGCCGTCTTGCCGGCGGTCGTCACCATCCAGACGCAGGGAGCCTCCTCCTCGGGAGGCACCGGATCCGGCGTCGTCTACGACGCCCAGGGAGACATTGTCACCAACTACCACGTGATCGCCTCCGTCATCGGCGGTGGAAAGATCCAAGTCACCCTCGCCGACGGGCGCCTGTACAGCGCCCACATCGTCGGCCACGACAGGACCACGGACCTGGCGGTCATCCGGCTGGACAACCCGCCCTCGGACCTCACGGTCGCGCGATTTGCCAGCTCTTCAGCCCTGAAGGTCGGTGCCCCCGTCATGGCGATCGGCGCGCCCCTGGGCCTGTCGAACACGGTGACCACCGGCATCATCTCCGCCCTCAACCGACCCGTCGAGGTGTCGATGGAAGACTCCTCGACCCAGCAGGACCCGACCCAGGCCTCCTCCGACCTCGTCGTCACCAACGCCATCCAGATCGACGCCTCCATCAACCCCGGAAACTCCGGCGGCCCCCTCTTCGACGCGTCGGGTGCCGTGGTCGGCATCAACTCCTCAATCAAGTCGCTGTCCTCCTCCTCGGACGGGCAGGCCGGGTCGATCGGTCTCGGCTTCGCGATCCCCTCGGACCTGGTCGTCTCCGTGGCAGACCAGCTGATCGCCTCGGGACAGGCCTCCCACGGCATGCTCGGCGTCACCGTGCGCGCCGCGACCACCACCATCGGCAACGACACCTTCGTCGGCGCACAGGTCCAGGACGTCACCCCCGGCTCGGGCGCCGCCACCGCAGGCCTGCGCTCTGGCGACGTCATCACGAAGGTCGAGGGGCAGGAGGTGACCAGCCCGAAGCAGCTCATCGGCTACGTGCGCCGCTACAAGGCCGGCGACACCGTCACCATGACGGTTGCGCGAGACGGTGCCACCTTCGATGTTTCCGTCACGATCCAAGGCTCCTGAGCAGGAGGGCGCGGATACCCCGGAAGATGCTGCCGCCGCGTGCTCCCCGCGTGGGGAACACGCGGCGGCAGGCGCACGGCCGTGTGGCGAGGGGATCCTCAGACCCCGAGCGCGTCCAGCAGGGGACGCATCTTCGCCTCGGTTTCGGCCAGCTCCGCATCGGGATCGGAGTCCGGCATGATGCCCGCTCCCGCGTAGAGCCTCAGCCGCGTGCCCGACGCCAATCCGCAGCGCAGGGCAATCGCGAACTCTCCGTCCCCGGACGCATCCACCCAGCCCACCGGACCCGAGTAGCGCCCCCTCTCGGTGTCCTCCAACTCCTCGATGAGGCGCATCGCGAGATCGCGGGGAGTACCGCACACGGCGGCCGTCGGGTGCAGCGCGGCCACCAGGTCCAGGAGGCGGGCGTCAGTCAGGCGCGCGGACACGTCCGTCGCCAGGTGAACGACGTTCGGCAGCTCCAGGAGGAACGGCCCCCGGGTGCTCACCTCGGAGCACAGACGCGCCAGGATCGTGGAGACGGAATCGGAGGCCAGAGCGTGCTCGCGCAGGTCCTTGTCGCTTCCCGCCAGCCGCTCCCCGTCCCCGGGCGCGCAGGTCCCAGCCAACACGCGCGACGACACGGCCCCGCGCCGGGCCGAGACGAGCATCTCGGGGGAGGCCCCCACCAGGGAAGCCACGCAAAAGCGCCACGTCAACGGGTATAGGTGGCTGAGGCGCTCCAGCAGGTAGCGCTCGTCAAAGCCGCGCGAGCAGCGCACCGTCATGTCGCGAGCCATGACCGCCTTGTCGGCCGCCCCCTGGCGCAGGCGCGCCGCCATCTGGCGGACCGAGTCTCGCCACTGGCCCCGCGACATGGAACCGTGGCCGCAAGACAGCGAGTCGGGCACGCGCGGGCTCCGCCTCGCCTCGCTCATCGCGGCGTCCACGGCCTCCAGTGGATCGGGGGCGCGGCCGATGCCCGCCGTGATCGCCCAGCGCGCCCCGGCCTCGTCGATGACGGTCAGGGAGGGCACGAAGGCCACCGAGCGGGCGGGGGAGCGGAACGCGAAGGACGCGAAGAGCACGGGGGCGGGCCCCTCGCCCGGGGCAGGGGCGGCGACGGTCTCCCACGCGGCTCGCACCTGCGCGATCGCGTCGGCGCTCGCGGACTCCAGGGTGAGCGCGCGGCCCAGGCCGACCATCTGTCGGCGCGCACCCAGCCACGCGGCGCCGCCCGAAGCGGGCAGGAGCTGGGTCAGTGAGCAAGTAGACCCCGGGTGCGTTGCGGGCAGGGCCGTCGCCCGAAAGACGAGGCGCGAGCATCCGGAGTTATCGTGCATGGGTCCCATGGTAGGAGCAGGGGCGGCGGCGCGCTGAAAGACGTGCGAGGATTAACGCATGAACGAAGCCCCGCGCGCAGACCTGCACAAGGTTCCCGATGAGATTGCCTCGATGTTTGACTCCGTTGCCTCGCGCTACGACATGATGGATGCGCTGATGACGGGCGGTTTGAACAACGTGTGGATGGCCGCCCTGCGCAAGGCGGTCGCCCCCCACCCCGGCGAGCGCATCCTGGACCTGGCGGCCGGCACCGGCACCTCCTCGGCCGCGCTGGCCAAGGGCGGCGCCGAGGTTGTTGCCTGCGATCTGTCCGAGGGCATGATCGAGGTGGGACGCGAGCGCCACCCCGACATTGAGTTCGTGCGCGGCAACGCGATGAGCCTCGACTTCGAGGAGGCGTCCTTCGACGCGGTGACGATCTCGTGGGGCCTGAGGAACATTCCCGACCCGGGCCTGGCCCTGCGCGAGATGATGCGCGTGGTGCGCCCCCGCGGACGCCTCGTCGTGCTGGAGTTCTCCACCCCCACGTCGCGGGTGTTCCGCGGCCTGTACGGCGCCTACCAGTCGACGGTGATGCCCGCGCTGGCGCGCGTGGCCTCCACGAACGACGGCGCCTACGACTACCTGGTGGAGTCGATCCGCCAGTGGCCCTCGCAGGAGGAGGTGGCGCGCATGATCGCCGCCAACGGCTGGCGCGAGGTGGAGTACCGCAACCTGACGGGCGGCATCGCGTGCCTGCACCGGGCGGTGAAGCCGCTGCCCTAGGGCCCGCTCAGCAGCGACGAGGCCGGGGTCCCCGCGTGGGGATCCCGGCCTTCGCGCGTCGGCGGGGCGCCGCCGAGCCGGGCAGGCCGGGCCGGAGATCCGCCGCGCCGAAGATCCACCGCACGCGGCCGGGTTATTTGGTGTGGTATCGGGGGCTTGTGCCGATGTGTGTGGGGTAGGGGTTGTTGGTGGAGGTGAGGGTTGTTTCGTTGAGGCCTCGGTAGGTGTAGGAGTTGTCGTAGATGATTTCGGAGGGGTCTACGATGCCGTCGGCGTATTGGCGTACCTCTTCGGGTGTGGGGCTGGTTCCGCCGCCCTTGTCGGCGAGCGGGTTCTCGTCGGGGTATTGGCTGGGGTCGGTGTTGATCATGGAGGCGGGGCTGGCCAGGCCGTATCCGGTGTACTGGTTCCATCCGCCGTCGGTGTTGACCGTGGTGTGGACCAGGAGCTGGAGGAGCTGGTTCGCGGTCGCGTCCGGCCACTTCTGACGCGCCAACGCCAAGAAACCCGCCACGATAGGAGTCGAGATCGATGTCCCATTGGTCTCGATAATTTGTGAGGTCCCATAGTCGTAGGCCTTAATTGGGCCTCCGACGGCGGCTGTCGTCACCCCCCGACCCCAGGAAGAGTAGTCGGCTCGCGCGCCGTTGACATCAACCGCAGAAACGCCGACCACGCCCGACCACGTCGCAAGGCTCCCCGAGTCGTTATCGGAGGCACTGTTTCCTATGCCTGCAACGATGATTGTTCCCGAGCTCATCGCCCTGGCCATCGCCCACTTGAGTGAGGCGTTACGGTCATTAGAGCTAATCGAAATGCTGATGATCTGGGCACCGTCGTTGATCGCGTGGTTGATGAGCGACGCGTGCTTATAAATTACTGCCGAATCTTTGCACGAGGAATCGGCTGTCGAGCCGCTGCTCATGGTCTGATAGCTGTTGAGCGTGACATCGGGTGCGACACCGTACTCACGGGCAACCAACAGTGAAGCAACCTCCGTGCCGTGTCGACGGCTGTCGTTACTCGGGTTGACGGGGCAGGGGCTCTTATCGCTGATTGACGCGCCGCTAAGCTCGGCGACAGACGTATCGACTGGTCCGTCGATGATTGCGACTGTCACTCCCTTGCCGGTGTAGCCCTTGGCTCGTGCCTGGTCGAGGTGGTAGTAGGCGAAGTAGGGCTGGTCGGCGGCCGTGATGGTGTCGGCGGCGCTCGCCGGGGAGGCCTCAATGACGGGCGCCGCGAGGGCGAGGGCGGTCGCGCAGGCCGCCGACAGGGCGATGCGGGTGCGGAGAGAAGTCACCATTGGCGCGGATCCCATCCGTCGTCCTTGCGCGGGGCGGGCGCAATGTCCTTGTCCGATCCGTAGGTCTGAGACATCGGGTTGACGTAGCCCGCGGGCACTGCCCCCTCGTCCTCGTCCAGGTAGCGGTAGGGCTCGTACTTGCGCCGACGCCTCTTCTTATCCTCCTTGGCGCCGCCCGCGCCGGCTCCCATCCCGCCCATCATCGCGGGGTGAGCGGAACCTGCGCCACCCTGGGGTGCCTGGGTGGCGGGAGGGGTGTAGGTGCCGAATCCCCTGCCGCCGAAGGAGCCGACCCGCAGGTCCGAGGCGCCCGCAGCGCCGATCCCCGCCGATCCCATCCGCGCGGCCCCGCGCAGGCCCAGCGCCCCCGCGCCGAGCATGGCCGCGCCCCCGAGCCGACCGGCCGTGGTTGCGTCGGAGGCCGGACCGCCGTTGATGCGCCACAGGGGATGGTCGATGTCGGTGGGATTCGCGGGAACGTGCCCGCCCCACACGTAGCCGTTGCGGTGGTGGTTCGCGTTCACCCGCGTGTGCATCAGGTCCACGCCCATCAGGTCCTGCGGATCCGTGATCGGCCTGTCGTAGGAACCCTTCGCGTCCGGCGGAAGGTAGCGCCTGGCCACCTGGTGCGAGGCCAGCGCGCGCCTGCGCATCGCCTCCTCCGTGTCCGGATCAGCGTAGCCGTCCGGGTACAGGGACTTGTCGGAGCGCAGCGGGGCCCGCCCGTAGTCGTCGGCGGCGCTGCGACCGTAGACCCCCGCGTCGTGGGGCGAGTACTGGACGTGACCTCGACCGAGGTTCTCCTTGGTGCTCGGGGGAAGCGGAGCAGAAGGAACATCGATGCTGCCGTAACCGGTGTTGGGTCCTGCCTCCGTCAGGTCTCCCATGCCCCCGCCGAGTTCGCCCGTCGCGGCGTTGATGCGGTCAAGGATCTCGGCTGCGGCCGCCTCGCGCTGCGCGTTCGCCTGGGCCTCCACCGCGTTGACGTAGGCCACCCCTGTCGCGAGCACGGCCGAAGCGACGAGCCCCGGAACGGGCGCAAGCACGGGCGCGAAGGGTAGCGACACCGTGGCGGCGCTGCGCAGCGCCTCCGTCTTGGCATCGAGGAGGGTGGGGGAGAGCTGCCTCGCGTCCGCCTTCGCCTGCGCGACGGCCTGCCGGGCCGCCACGTAGTGGGTGATTCCGCGCATGTAGTAGTCCCGCTTGGACTCAAGTCGGGCAACCGTCTTATCCGCCCACGCCTTCAAGGCATCCCCGGTCTGGCCGGTGAAGCCCTGGTGCTGCTGGAAGTGGCGCACCCGCTCGATCGCCTCCTCGAAGCCGCGCAGAACGCGCCGGTGCTCGCTGTCCCACGCGCTCAGCTCCTCGGTGTGGTCCGCCTGCGCGGCGAACGTCATCACTCGGTCGTACATCGGTGAAGAAACCATGATCGTCGTTCTCCTGTCGCTCAGAACTCGGGCATCTGGCCGGCCGGGGCGGGCGCATCCGCAGGCTGCGCGCTCGGGGCAGCCGGGGCGGAGGGGGAAGCCCCAGTGCCCGACGCGCTGGGAGCCGAAGCAACGGCCCCCGACGTGCTGGTCCCCGACGCGCTGGGAGCCGCCGGGGCGGAGGACGCAGCGGTTGCCGCCGGATCGGACTGAAGGGCGTGGTTGATTGCCTCAAGCACCGCCGCGTTGCCCTCCTCGGTGTTCTCGGCCTCCTTCTCCGCGATCGACAGATTCGTGCGGAAGGTATCGAAGATGTCCTTCTCGTCCGTGAGCATGTCGTTGACCGAATCGAAGAACGCCACGGTTTTCTGTCGGAAGTCCTGCGTGCCCGGCTCGCTTGGCCACCGCGTCTGCGTTTGAGCGCTATTGAGCTGGTGAGTTGCATCGTTGGAACGAGAGAGTGCAGCTCCCCCATCCTCCATGTCCCCATGCGTTTGCGCGTGGGAACTGCGATTGAAACCGTAGTCGGCCATGAGCATGCTTCCTGTCGTCGACCGGCGCGTCAAGAGGCGGCGCGCGGGTCAGAATTCTCGCGTTAGTCACCAAGTGTATGGATCCGACCCGGCGGGGGCAAACACGCCCCCGGTCTCTCGGCGTGTGCGCCTTGATCTTCCTGCGGGGTGTCGAGCAATCTCGCGAGTATCAGGACCTCAACGCGCCGCGAAGACGAGCGGGCGGCTCCGTGAGGAGTGAGAGACGTGTGCATTCCGGGTGAGTGTGACACTTCATCGACCGACGGTACCAGTGGGCAATGGGTCTCAGGGGCAATGGGCATGCCGGGTGACGGGTCCGCGGGGTGATGGCGGGGCACGTGCCGACCGCGCGGCCGAGTGCGGCCGTTGCGTCGGCCCCCGCCCGTCCGCTTCGATGCTCCAACAGCGTCGGTTGAAACCCAGGCCGCCCCTGTCTTGCTGTTTTGGGGGCTGGTTGAAACCCAGGCCGCCCGTGTCGTGCTGTTTTGGGGGCTGGTTGAAACCTGGGCCGCCCCTGTCTTGCTGTTTTGGGGGCTGGTTGAAACCTGGGCCGCCCGTGTCGTGCTGTTTTGGGGGTTGGTTGAAACCTGGGCCGCCCCTGTCTTGCCGTTTCGGGGGCCGAATGAAACCGAGACCGCCCCTGTCTTGCCGTTTCGGGGGCCGAATGAAACCGAGACCGCCCTGGCCTGACGAGAAACGTCCATAATCGGCGTTTTCTACGAAGCAGGGGTGGTCTCGGTTTCATGTTCCGCTTCCCTCCGTCCCACGGTTGCCTCCCACCCGTGGGCTGGGGCGGTCTCGGTTTCATGTTCCGCTTCCCTCCGCCCCACGGTTGCCTCCTACCCGCGGGCGGGGGTGGTCTCGGTTTCATGTTCCGCTTCCCTCCGCCCCACGGCTGCCTCCCACCCGCAGGCGGGGGCGGTCCCGGTTTCACCGCCCTCCTGCCCGTGGCGGGGAAGTCCTGGGGGCGATCGGCTGGGGTGGTCTGGGTTTCATGTTCCGCTTCCCTCCGTCCCACGGTTGCCTCCCACCCGCGGGCGGGGGCGGCCCCGGTTTGACACCCCGCTTCCCTCCACGCCCGCCGACAGCAGACACGCTCACTCCCACGACGGGCGCAACCGAGACCATCCAGGGCGGACTCCCCTCGCACATGTCCTATGACAGCGGTCGCAAGAACCTCAACTCTCCGAGAGCGAGGCCACGATTTACGACAGAGAATCGTTGCGCAAATTGGGTGCCCGGGAGGTTCTCGGATGCGCCGGTTTTCCCGAGATACAGCCAAAAAGTAACGTAGGTCGCCGACTGAGGGTTACCTGGCTAGGCTTTCTCGCGGAAGTGAGGTGCCGTGCACGCCTCACCCGCCTATGCACATTCGCGCGGACGAACCCGCGCGCCCACACTACGGAGGAACGCGGTGGCATCCACCATGCCTGGCGACATGAGCGCCGACGTTGTCGTCGTCGGCGCGGGCCCCGGCGGCTCCTCCACCGCCTATCACCTCGCCCAGGCGGGCCTCGACGTCATCCTCCTCGAAAAAAACACCTTCCCCCGCGACAAGATCTGCGGCGACGGGCTCACCCCCGCTGCCGTCCACGAACTCATCGCCATGGGTGTGGACACCACCGGGTGGATGCGCAACCGAGGCCTCACCGTCATCGGCGGTGGACACACCGTCCACATGGACTGGCCCGACCAGAAGTCCCTGCCCGGATACGGCATGACGCGCGCCCGCACCGACCTCGACCACGCCCTCGCCCGCCGCGCCCAGGAAGCCGGAGCGCGCCTGTACGAAGGCGTCACCGTCACCGGAGCCATCCAAGACGGCTCCGGCCGCGTCACGGGCGTCACCGCCAAGAGCGGGCGCGGGAAGAACGCCACCGCCCTCACCGTGCGGGCCTCCATCACCGTCGACGCCGGGGGAGTGGCCGCCCGACTGGCCACCGGCCTCGGCATCGACAAGAAGATGAACCGCCCCATGGGCGTCGCCGCCCGCGCCTACTTCCGCAGCCCCCGCGGGGACGAAGAATGGATGGAATCCCACCTCGAACTGTGGAGCGGAGCCCCCGGAGCCTCCGACCTGCTTCCCGGATACGGGTGGATCTTCCCCATGGGCGAGGGGGTCGTCAACGTCGGCCTGGGCTCCGTCGCCTCCCGCGCCGGTGCCACCAACCTGCCCTACCGCGACGTCTTCAAGGCGTGGACCGCCAATCTGCCGGGCGAATGGGGATTCACCCC
Proteins encoded:
- a CDS encoding o-succinylbenzoate synthase, which translates into the protein MNVAPEPTLLRIPMRTLSRQTRYALEGVTDVLVYKIAMTTRFRGVTRREGLLLRGQAGWGEAAPFWNYDDAESSRWLAAALESARRFPPVARRKFVPVNVTIPVVSPEDAHDRVIASGGCATAKIKVAEPGVSVGRDCGRICAVADALRATVGSQAKIRVDANGAWEVDEACAAIPAMAKAAGPVPIEYVEQPCLTVDELAAVRRRVDVPIAADESIRRAHDPMEVARKQAADVVIIKVAPLGGVRAALRVARKSGLGVVVSSALETSVGLSVGVAAAAAVPGPSRAAGLATASLLVGDVTEPLVPERGRLPVERREPDRELIDRTPVDGDLIARWGMRLEGMAEHLGVASR
- the menD gene encoding 2-succinyl-5-enolpyruvyl-6-hydroxy-3-cyclohexene-1-carboxylic-acid synthase is translated as MPSVDTASAILRALSALGVTHVLYCPGSRSAPFAYALESGAFGGQARPVLDERGAGFLAVGMARAGALPAVIVTSGTAVAELAPAVLEASHARLPLLAITADRPGELRGVGASQATDQSRLFATHARACISLDAQEPSVALAGHVSRAVAAAVGAPTGAPGPVQINVEFRDPLTPADAGARGEEEQPIRATRVSASAPTPVRWEDAVGEASVGLIVAGEGASSRAQLWSQASGFPLLSEPASGAWAGGGVTPYEQSIVAGPLARDVDTVVVTGRPTLSRPIHALLARPDVRVVVVDQHAPWTDISGNASTVVADLAPPTRPCSAVAAWGARVREACELAGRRIGDLLAAGSGRTMIDLARAVARASDGPLVLGASNPVRAFDLAVPSLEGRAVHSNRGQAGIDGTIATSVGVALGSASRSAGGGGRVTAVMGDLTLCHDASSLALAAATHSDLDIVLADDNGGGIFATLEHGAAASRGAYDRWFGLAQSVDYAALASAYGVSFARSDTPEELSSILATPAPGPRLIHAPVERAAHLYGAIRDILR
- a CDS encoding S1C family serine protease → MTEPQQPLHDADSPRRAETPSYERGALPSAHADAASEHWPHPGQAEQPTPRIPGDDDATREMYGSAGDATREMPAPAAPFPPTDAPGAAAAQADSYLPPTGTPYGDYAAPDASATPTVVVTKKGPGWVALVAAMILTVAMTLGAVLYLRPALLRASTPTNMNGGTVSAVPASSSDGTDWSAVASAVLPAVVTIQTQGASSSGGTGSGVVYDAQGDIVTNYHVIASVIGGGKIQVTLADGRLYSAHIVGHDRTTDLAVIRLDNPPSDLTVARFASSSALKVGAPVMAIGAPLGLSNTVTTGIISALNRPVEVSMEDSSTQQDPTQASSDLVVTNAIQIDASINPGNSGGPLFDASGAVVGINSSIKSLSSSSDGQAGSIGLGFAIPSDLVVSVADQLIASGQASHGMLGVTVRAATTTIGNDTFVGAQVQDVTPGSGAATAGLRSGDVITKVEGQEVTSPKQLIGYVRRYKAGDTVTMTVARDGATFDVSVTIQGS
- a CDS encoding isochorismate synthase; its protein translation is MHDNSGCSRLVFRATALPATHPGSTCSLTQLLPASGGAAWLGARRQMVGLGRALTLESASADAIAQVRAAWETVAAPAPGEGPAPVLFASFAFRSPARSVAFVPSLTVIDEAGARWAITAGIGRAPDPLEAVDAAMSEARRSPRVPDSLSCGHGSMSRGQWRDSVRQMAARLRQGAADKAVMARDMTVRCSRGFDERYLLERLSHLYPLTWRFCVASLVGASPEMLVSARRGAVSSRVLAGTCAPGDGERLAGSDKDLREHALASDSVSTILARLCSEVSTRGPFLLELPNVVHLATDVSARLTDARLLDLVAALHPTAAVCGTPRDLAMRLIEELEDTERGRYSGPVGWVDASGDGEFAIALRCGLASGTRLRLYAGAGIMPDSDPDAELAETEAKMRPLLDALGV
- a CDS encoding class I SAM-dependent methyltransferase, which translates into the protein MNEAPRADLHKVPDEIASMFDSVASRYDMMDALMTGGLNNVWMAALRKAVAPHPGERILDLAAGTGTSSAALAKGGAEVVACDLSEGMIEVGRERHPDIEFVRGNAMSLDFEEASFDAVTISWGLRNIPDPGLALREMMRVVRPRGRLVVLEFSTPTSRVFRGLYGAYQSTVMPALARVASTNDGAYDYLVESIRQWPSQEEVARMIAANGWREVEYRNLTGGIACLHRAVKPLP
- a CDS encoding S8 family peptidase — protein: MVTSLRTRIALSAACATALALAAPVIEASPASAADTITAADQPYFAYYHLDQARAKGYTGKGVTVAIIDGPVDTSVAELSGASISDKSPCPVNPSNDSRRHGTEVASLLVAREYGVAPDVTLNSYQTMSSGSTADSSCKDSAVIYKHASLINHAINDGAQIISISISSNDRNASLKWAMARAMSSGTIIVAGIGNSASDNDSGSLATWSGVVGVSAVDVNGARADYSSWGRGVTTAAVGGPIKAYDYGTSQIIETNGTSISTPIVAGFLALARQKWPDATANQLLQLLVHTTVNTDGGWNQYTGYGLASPASMINTDPSQYPDENPLADKGGGTSPTPEEVRQYADGIVDPSEIIYDNSYTYRGLNETTLTSTNNPYPTHIGTSPRYHTK
- a CDS encoding geranylgeranyl reductase family protein, which codes for MASTMPGDMSADVVVVGAGPGGSSTAYHLAQAGLDVILLEKNTFPRDKICGDGLTPAAVHELIAMGVDTTGWMRNRGLTVIGGGHTVHMDWPDQKSLPGYGMTRARTDLDHALARRAQEAGARLYEGVTVTGAIQDGSGRVTGVTAKSGRGKNATALTVRASITVDAGGVAARLATGLGIDKKMNRPMGVAARAYFRSPRGDEEWMESHLELWSGAPGASDLLPGYGWIFPMGEGVVNVGLGSVASRAGATNLPYRDVFKAWTANLPGEWGFTPDNQIGPLRSAALPMSFNRKPHYTQGLVLVGDAGGMVSPYNGEGIAPAMKAGRYAASCIAQALRRAHRAGIDRAMSEYPHMLRDEYGGYYQLGRIFVALIENPTIMRTCTNVGLPMPRLMTLVHKLLSDGYERSGGDFDDQLITTLTKVVRPA